In Thunnus albacares chromosome 1, fThuAlb1.1, whole genome shotgun sequence, the DNA window CTCTACCCATCATTGTTCTGCTTTTTCTGACCATCCCTGACTGCAGAAGAAGGTTCTGGAAGAAGTGGTTCATGATAACCTTCTTCATGTCAGCTGTCTGGATCTCAGGTTTCACATACCTGCTGGTGTGGATGGTCACTGTTGTCGGTAAGCATTGTTTAGCTAAGCATTTCAGTGATGAGTTTTTGTAAAAGTCTATATATTTCCTTAAGTCTTTTAAGTGATCAGCAGGTGTAGATCAGCCTGTCAACTCACTGAGGTATGGAGCCTTTGTGGATCACAAGTGTTTGAAACTTGtgagaaaaatgtgtgatttgcaGAGTAGAATCACATGTTGGTCTGCTGGCTAATTCCTGAGATGCCATTGTCCTGGAAAGTTAAGAGGGGGGTTATTGTAGCTCCAGTGGGCCATGTGCCTAACCAGCCACAGCAGGATTACAGCCTGCTTCACCCCTAAGGAAACACAGTCATGTGAGCTCTGGGTGTATATGCAGAACTACCCACAGGCACAGGTCCAAGAACAGCTTTATCCCCATGTACAACTGAGATGTAAACTATAAAGCTGACCTAAGATCAGGCTAAAAGGGCAGCTTCATCATGTGACAGTGGTAGGTCTACTGAAGTATAATGAGATTATTATTCCAAAGTCATAACATAGGCTCAGATGGAGGGAGAGTTTAGTCTTATGAAAGAGCAGATGTGAGCAGACGTGAGGTAGAGCAGATACAACGCAAACATTCAGTATGTGATTGATTGTTTCCCTGTGGCTCTGTTCTGCCCAGTGATAACTCAGTAACATCATACTGCATGATTCAGAGGTCTCCTGAAAGTCTACAGGGAGGATGAGGATTCATTTCAAGTGTTGGTTCAAAACAGCGGGTTAATATTTGGGTCCTAGTTGAGCTTAAGACTGTGGGTGGGGCTCTTCTGGGTGAATGGGGTTTTATTAcgtcagtatttctaaaatcctgacTACAGCCCTGCCTCCAGTGACAATTTATTAACCCTATAGCCACAGTTAAGATCAGCTGTTGTTCTCTTCGTGGCCTGATGATGTTGGAGGAGTCTGACCTTTGTTGGTGTTATGTTAATATAGGTGAGACACTTGACATTCCTGAAACAGTAATGGGACTCACTCTGATGGCTGCTGGAACCAGTATACCTGACACCATAGCCAGTGTGATGGTGGCCAGAGAAGGTAACATCAGTGTCATGTTTTATCAGCTACAGTTCACAATGTTCCTGGTTATAGTAGCTTAAGGACCcccataacaaaaaaaatatgaaaatgttacattacagTCCTTTACTTCACCACTATTGAGGAAAACTTCTTTAAGTACTTCGTTATGAGCAACACTCCTGATTGATTCTCACAATTATATTTGAATCTGGTAACTGCCTAAAATGGAAGTTTTTAATCAGAGCTTTGCTGTTGAAGTATTGGAGTCTCTCTTCTTGAAACACATTAAAGTGATAACCATTGACTACTTATTCAGTTTTCTAACTCAGATTCCCATCTGGCATTTTGAAAATGACAGTAACAAATGTAACTTTAATACCCAAATTCTGGGCATGTGTAGAGACTTGAGACCAAACTTATCATTTTCTCTGCTGAACAGGGAAAGCTGACATGGCGATGTCCAACATTGTGGGTTCAAATGTATTCGACATGCTCTGTCTTGGCCTGCCTTGGTTCATCAAGACTGCATTTGTGGACACCAACAACCCTGTAGAGGTCAACAGCACTGGACTGTTCTTCATTTCCTCCACACTCCTCCTTTCAATCGTCTTCCTTTTTGTCGCCGTTCATGTGAACGGGTGGAAATTGGACTGGAAGCTGGGAATTGTTTCCCTCATCTGCTACATCCTCTTTGCCACTCTGTCCATCCTGTATGAGCTGGGGATTATTGGCAATAATCCCATAAGACTGTGCAGTGACTGAGATCTGACCTTCCCAGGACCAAAGCCATATTTACTGAGACTCTTAACagtccaaaaacacaagaaaaatgttaaaCCTGTAAGATCTTCGAATGTCAAGACAAGGAAGCATGAGCCCACTCCAACACACATTTAAAGATATTGTGCCACAGAAGACGTGCTGGTCACATCTCAGGAGGAAGATAATCtctattataatatatatttcacaAAAGGTGCAAATGTGCCAAAGATCTTGATACTCTTGTGTATACCTATCAAGCCTATGACCTGGATTGTTACACAATGAAGACCCATTATCCATTAAATTCTGACATGTCCTACTAAAGGCACATAAACAGAGAATGTGTTGTCATAGGAGTGAACAACTGACCGGATTGAAGTAATAAAGGTGTCCATTGAACTCATTTCACCTTGTCTTTCCTTCTAAGCAGGCCAGTAagtcacaacaacaaaaagagcatCATCTTCACAACTCTGATAAGGTTTTATGGGCAAATCCTTATTGCCTGCAAAGGCGACGGCGGAAAAAGCCAtaagtagtaaaaaaaacacaaaactttcCACTTGTCTACTCTTACCTAAAAAGTACAAATAGAATGACTTGTTCTTATCCACTAGTAACTCTGCAAAGCTTACATGGACATCACACACTTCACTAATGTGTACTGAGATTTGTTACAATGCCAGTATCATCAAAAAGTGGTGATCCTATCCAACTTTAACAAAAACTACTACTGGTCCTGGAGCACTGGAAATTTAAATAGCTTGCTGTCGTTAGAGTTGGAGACTATGCCTGATAAAATTCATGTCCATTCAGTTCTCACTCTTTTCCAGCTGCTGCCTTTGTGCTTAATGCAGAATTTCACCACTTCCAAGAGGCCACTATATGGCAGTGTTAAGCAATAATGTGTAATGGATCAACAGCTCTGGTTCATTTTACACACTATGAAGAACAGCTTTGGGACTTTGATCTAAGGAGATTTTACAACCACCAggtttaaaaattaaaaagtttatttgttcaaataaactgcctgacaaattaaaaagggtttacaaaacaaagataaaagagCTATGTagtatatataaacaaaaaatatgaaacagtggACACATGGAGATATGAAGTAATagtgtttttaaaacaaaacaaaagatcatTGGCAAGAGGGCTGAATGTGGAAGTGTGTTAGCTTGACTTCTACAAAAGATCTAGGCGTTACGATCAATGCGGACGTCCACCTCTCGGCCGTTGATCTTGGTTCCATTCATCATCCTACAGGCTTTCTCAGCGCTCTCTGGCGAGTCGAATCTCACAGTTCCACAGCCCTTTGACTTTCCGTTCTCCATCTTGATCTCTGCGAACATTACCTGACCTGCAGTTAACATGAACGAGCAATTAATGAATTCTGAAATCACAATGTTTCACAGTGTAGATACATTTTAAACCTGAAATTTTGGCATCCTTGTTTAACTTCCAATCAATGTGTCAACATAAGAGGACGTCTAATATTTGAAGAGTATGTGGTATGTAATCTTAGAGTTCTGCTGATGCATCAGTcgtaaaaaattaattaatacagagaaaaagacgTACCGCAGTGACTGAACTTCTCTTTCAGCTTCTGCCATGTAAGATCGTAGGACAACTGCAACACAGAAATGGATACTTCAGTAAGTATAATATGTACAAGTATGAATCTGATATTTGAGCCTTGGagagaaatattcaaataaaaaatgaatgcatCAATAAAGCATATGGAACAAATTCATCATAAACAGATGGACTCAAAGGAAAAAATCCTCAAACTGTTAAAACCCTACCAATCATCAACTACTTATTTATAGCATCATTACAATGTATATGAATGCATGGCAAGCATTGATTGTGCCCCATTAAAACCTCAATCAGTAGGAGGGCATCGATGCAGAAAGATGTATTCATCAATGAATGACTAAATCAGTTTTTGGCAGGTCACAGAGATGGctttaatcctatttaaacacacaaattcTCTATTCTAGCAAAGTTGTCACTTGAATCCAATATCTAACTCACACTTACATTTCGCACAAAGATCTGACAGCCTGCTTTGGACCCAGAGCCTCTGTCAGACATGCCTCCGCCCATGTGGCTCGGTCCCCCACCTCCGTAGCCTCCAAAGCCACGGTTCATGTCCATTCCTGACATGCCCATACGGTCAAAGCTGGAACCCATCCGGTCCATCGACATATTGCCCATTCCACCACCTGCAATTAACACAGATAATACTTTTCTCCTGATATCAAAAAGAGTTGTAAAGAACTGACTACATTTATGCTGACAGCTGTCACTTAATTAGTCCAATGATGAGTCACTTAAGTGTGTATACACACTGTAAAACTCTCCCATTCGTGCCAGTATCAGTATTTCACCAGAGCAAAACATCAGGTGTCAAGAGTTCAATGTCACTGTGACATTGTTTGTGCAGGAGAAGCATGCTTTGTTCCAGTTTGTATTCTCAGTCATTAAACCAACTCAACAAGGAAAAGTCAACAGAAATGACGTGAATTATCTTGTGAACACTGACattctttttccattttgtacAATGTGTACAACTGGATGTGTCCAAGATAATGCAGTATTATACATAATGCTGCTGACATAATAATCACAAGACAatattattaacaatatttCAAAACTAACAATAAAACTAATGTTCATACATATTAAATAACTGCCGGTCTCTAAAAACATGGGAATTTCAGCAGTTTTCTTGTATACTGGCAGTAATTCTGAGGACAAGACCTCCAATCTAGGCATTTACATGGGACCAGGCTGAAATTAACCTGATGCGCCAGATGGTTGGTTACACAGAACCATTTGAGAAGACGTCCTTGGAAACTATTTGGAAAAGGGCAcgcactttcaaaaaatacttggcaggtaattggatgaaccatctgtctatcaccgtcttagCTTGCAAGGTGGCTACAAAATGCTGCTCATCAAGAGAGAAAACTGTAGCTTGCAAAAACTTTAACAGCGAGTGTGTATTTAAAGGGGAAGATAATATGACATAACTGACACTGGATTCAATCAGAAAACCTGTAGAAGGAATAGCTCATGTACCTAATCCAGTCCCCATGTGCCCCATGCCTCCTCCAAAACCACCACCTGAAGAAAAGAGTGTAAGTTATGTTAGACCATGACACAACGATGTCACAACagtacacacagaaacagcccATAAACAAAAAGCAATCCCTAAACCACAAACTCCACACCAAACTACAGAGAGGAACGTGCATAACCTCCACTGAGTCTGATGTTTAAGTAAGGAATTCAGAGTTGTTTGAAGTCAGAGTATGGCTTACCCATTCCTCCAAATGAATCCCCAAATCCTCCTCGATTCATGGGCATGTCACTGTGGCCAAAATCGCGATCCATTCCACCCATTCCTGACCGGTACATATCTGAATagagaaataaaatgcaacctcagacttttttttacagtataagATTAAAGAACTGAACCTCATCTCAGCCCACTAGGGGTGAGTACACTTTCTTACCTCCCATCCTGCCAACTGGCGCCATGTCTCTCCCTCCAAAGCCACCCATGTTGCCCATGCTATCCATACCCCCAAAGCCTCCTCCGCCACTCATTCCTGTCGAAAGCAACACCAAGTTTAATCATTACTTTCTGTTGAGGGAAGGAGAGAACACACAAAGGTCCCACCACACCAAtaattcacagaaaaaaaaacattaaagagacCTAACCTGCTCCAAGTCTGTTCATTCCACCATAACCTGGAACATCCATACctatgttaatggagtggacaaaatattaggaacaccattcaatatatgCACCCCattacaccaccacccactacgacctctataataaacattaagtagaattatcatctttctgaaaatgtcaacaaatacagaaaatgtgtaagttgtgtaaatgtgaaatgtatagcagagctgttgtattggattgcacaggtgtacctaatgaagcggccggtgagtgtatatataaTGGTGACATATCCATTgaaagatactgtatgtagccTGATGATGAAACACTGTAGACAGGTGACTTCAGGGACGATGTCATTTACATCCTGAACAGTGTAGACATTTAGTGTTTCCAGTAATATCACCTCTGCTTTTCTTATCTCTTTAACCCATATTGAGACAGCTGCAGGGTCAAAAGATGACCCATGTAAATGTAAGCCAAGACTTAACAGCCGTATGGTTCACACATTAACTGTGTGAAATGCGTATAAATGGTGTTCAGTTGTTGCTTCATGCTGTGTTGTGGTGCTAATGTGTTGACCAGCTAGTGGAAATGTATCTGATTTCTTTCTGAGAAACATTTGCCTCTAAAGACAGGTTTGCAAGACAGTATGTGATGTACTGTCTGTAGCATGTGTGAGCAGATCCTATCCAACATAACTAAAAATAACTACAAGGTAACTGACCTCCAGGCCCCATGGAGCCCACACTTCCTCCACTGTTCAGACGGTTAGCGTTTATAGGCTGCCCTCCTGGTCCCAGTCCCATGCCAATACCACCTAGACCACctacacatgaaaaaaaaaaaaaaaggtgaagagTTTATGATATGTAATTAAAATACTAGCAGCAATAGCTGAGTGGAAtacaaatgtgagaatttataCATAGCTCAATCGGTATTCAATGATGCTAATGACATTCATGACAGTAACATTCTCATTGAGAATGTTGTGCAATGAAGACAGTCTTTTAGTGGAACAACAAATTGGTCAAGACATATCTTTACATGGCCCTTTACTGCATCTGTAATGCACCAACCCTCACGGTTCATACTGCACAAAGCATACTTAACTTTAAGGGTAAAAAGACACATTAACCCATATGTCATGTTGTTCATTTAGTGTAATATTTCTGCatcttatttgtttgttgtgagTCTTTACTTTCAGTGCAACATCCATTCCATAAATATGCAAGCAAACCATAACATTGGTGCCTGCCACAACTCAAACAAATTGACAGGTATTTCAATTCAAGAACCTCCACTTTTCGCCTTAGTAATGTTTGCAAAGAATAAAACAAGCGtacattttggaaaattacaAATAAAGGAACAAACATGCTGCAGGTTATGAAAGAATGAAACTAATCAGCTCTTTAAACACATGAGAAGCAATTCATCACCATCTAAGTTTTGAGATACCCCATCTCCTACTGAACTGCAGCAGCAACCATTGCTTATTTTATAATGTCTGTTCTGGTTGCCTTTATGTGTGAAGCAGCACATATCCTGCTGGTAGTGAAAAAAAGTTGGAAGCCACTTCATCTTTACTGTTCCAGCAAAAAATCTTTGCAATTTTATTAACATATGCCATTTGTTCTCAGTGGGCATCATATCTCTGACTTTGACAATGTTAGTGCTATACTCAATTCACTGAGCTCATTACTACAGATATGAGTTTGATATTAACAGCTGACAGAGGGATAACAGGGTACTCACGTGGTAACTGGGGTGTTTTCTCTACTTGACGGAAATCATCAGGGGGAAGAGATTTCTCATCCTGTAAAGCAGCGataacaaatgtaaaaacacattttcacaacgCCTGTACAACTTCAGCACAGTGACGTAACTAAAAATAACATACCATTTTTACGTGCATCTGTCTGTCGAAGAGCATCTGCCCGTTGAACATGGCTGAGTCCAGAGTCAAGAAGAAAGTCACTGTAAAACTGTAATGCATTGCtgtgtgctttttgttttatttctattttagtGCCAAGGATACATATGGCCTGCACAGCCTCCAGTGACTGCTCAAAAGTCACTGTTCCCATCCCGCGGCTCTTGCCATCCTTATCCTCCTTCACATCTGCTCGTTTCACCACCCCTGCCATGCCAAACACCTCCTTTAACTTCTTCCAGCCCACCTTGAAATCAAgctgtaaaacaaaagaaaaaaaacaccaccatttttaataatcattaaaataatgattatCAATCATCACTAGCTAGATTTGGGAATAGTTTATTACTATGTCCTCACATTGGCCACAAACACTGTGTTGCCCAATCGTCCGGCTTGCAGTGCATGGATGACCTCAGGTGGGATGTTGGGGTTGTTGGCAATGGAGGGTGGGATGTTCATCCCACCAGGCCCCATGTCCTGCCCGCGACCTCCCTGTTGTCCTCCTCCCATCCGCTGCAGTACACGCCGGGCATGTTCCCCATCAGGGTCCTTGAATAACAAATACGTTACAGTTTCTCAGCTGTCTCATTTCAGACATGGCAAATGTCAAATTAAGATCATCACAAGGAAGCTGTCAAGTAAGTGCTGTGCAACCAACAGTAAACAACTGTACACTGCAATTACAGTGCCAGCATCTGTGAAAGGGAGGTATTTTGGTTTAAAGTAACATGCAGATTCACATCGTTTAGCTTAGgcttattttattcattttgttaattttagaaTTACACACCACAATAAGAGTAAGACAATAACGctgaaaaaaacccacaatCTAGCTGCTGCTTctcagataaaaaaaactgattaaattTGAGAGGAAAATTAGGTGCAAAAAATGATGCCAAAACACGTAGTTCtgttaataatattaataagtcAATTTTGCTGTACTCATATATCACAATTTGCCCTCACCTCCTTGATGTTGAGGGGTCTTCCATTCAGGTCATGCTTATTCATAGTTTCTATTGCCTTCTTCACAAACTCTTCATCTTTGAACTCCACCACACTGTTGAATCAGGGACAGACGCATCCGATGAGTCCATGTAAGTTTGAGATTACTAAAAGaacatttatgtttgaaaatgaatttaaatttcTTACCCACAACCCTAACCAAGGGTATCATGGGAGTCCAGGTAGCACACATATCCAAAGCAAGGAGAGTAGACAAGATACAGTTAAAATCAAGACAAAGTACATGAACATTGTAAATTTAATGTATGTACATGCTTCTAGTATTTTTTATAGTGCATGTTGGCCATATTTTGTCCACTGGCTTGAGCCAGTAGGTTTATGGTTGTGTTCAAGTGTATTGCAAACCAGATTTAAAGGCCAATGACAGCTTAGTCTCAATCATTATTCAAAACAACATTGGATAATCTATAGTTTTTAAATAATAGTAAGAAGAATGTATCATTTAGAAAATCTTAGGTGCAAACATTTGGAATTATCAGGCACttaatgcattttcatttaatttaactgaaacattttaatgttttgaactGGTCATTAATATCAagatagttaaaaaaaaaaagcattaataaaCGTATTAAGTACATCGTTTAGAATTAACTAGTTTTACcacatcaataaaaaaatgtgtggtACACCTATACATCTATAGTAtgcatgtatttaaaataaaaccatattgataaaaaaaaaaaaatactagagGACCTTACAAGACTGTTTTGTTCCTTTGAAGAGAGAGCTGTGCCATATAACAGAATTGTAACATAAGATTTTGAGATGTGAGGGTCAATCAATAGACAAATCACACAATCCACATTTCCCTTTGGAAAatagccaaacaaacaaacttttacaCCAAttgaaatgacaacaacaaaagcaaaagtgTACTCTTGGATGAGTTCATTAGGCTACTTTTCCAAAATCAACAGGACATCTCCCTTTCAAATGAATATCAATCATTAGCCATCTACCAGGCTCTAAAAACAACCTACAGTATCTCCAGTTCAGTAACATAGTAAGACCCAAAGGATCAGAACCTAAAAGAGCACTTAGAGATTAATGAGAGCCTGCTGAGGGCGTTTAAAACCTCGTGCAGCAAGTTGGCCACATCACTTACCCTTGACTTTCCTTCTGCATCCTTAAAGAGCTCCACGTATGTAACCTCACCAACTACATGAGACATACAaaggaaaaataccaaaagAACAAAGGAATTTAAGTCACCAATTCTTCAAGTCGCCGTCGGCCTTGGCAATGCCGCTACAGATGGAGATGCCCCATTAATGATCAACAGTCAGCCCAGACCAACATCCCACCAGACAACACCATGCCTTTCTGGGCAGTGACTGAGACACCCAAAGGCCAAGGccagagagaaacacagctACATTAAACCTGGGAAATTCAAAAGACTTCAACATTGATCAGTTGGTCAACAGATTCCATTCATAGCAGTTGAGTTTTTAGGCTGTCCATTCACCTTTCAGGCCTCTAGAGACCCCCATAATTCAGAAAGTAGAATAGAACAATAATTTCATTCATATAATCAAAGTTCACCTTGCAACAGATGCAACAAAATCATACAACAGTCAATTCTACTACAGGTTTGAGGTGACATTTTGAAGCTGACAATACCATAAAACAAGTGACAAAATAACTAAGTTCATCTTCCTTTTCTCACAGACATATCAGCCCAAACTATATTAGTGCCCatccaaaaataaaagattaaaactcCAATAACCTAATATCACTATGCTGTTTCCCTACTATGTGAACTAGGAACATCCAGAGAAAGGTGTGAACTAAGTGACTACTGCTAGAAGCAGGATGATCCATCTGGTAACAAAGGAAAAGAGGTCAAGATCTTCTATTCACCTGAAGACTcagaaacagggggaaacaccAACCCCACCACTGGAGAAATTACCTTTCTCACGCATTAGATCTTTAATTGCCTGCCACTTCATATCATAGGGGATATTGCTGATGAACACACGGTTCCTGTGAGCACCCTTCTTTTCTCCACCATGTTTGTCTTTGTAAGGATGGTAGCGGTTTCCTCTTCTGCTTCCAGAAGACTTCTCCTTagcatcatgtttttcttttggggGCTTGGTTTCCTCAGCATCCCTACAAAGTGCACAAAGCAGCAAGTGATAAAAGCCTTATTCAAAATAATGTAGTATGTACATTAAAAGACCTgtccaaaaatgtattaaataaataaaacaacaggtATTCTCATCCTATTgtataatatttatttcagtAGTGGGGCTGTACTTTCAGTGCATTCAGTTCtatgaatattacattaatGACACCGCTTTCCTTGAGGACTTACTCAAAATGATCATTGAGTagcataataaaatattataactTCTATATTTCTATGTAGAACTTTGTATGGTTAAGTCTCAGATACCAGGTATGGTATCTGAGAAAAGTATGGAAGCTGAGTGTAAAG includes these proteins:
- the myef2 gene encoding myelin expression factor 2 → MADVVTLDEEPKQEESTASIKSDTEETSEETPNGVKTDAEETKPPKEKHDAKEKSSGSRRGNRYHPYKDKHGGEKKGAHRNRVFISNIPYDMKWQAIKDLMREKVGEVTYVELFKDAEGKSRGCGVVEFKDEEFVKKAIETMNKHDLNGRPLNIKEDPDGEHARRVLQRMGGGQQGGRGQDMGPGGMNIPPSIANNPNIPPEVIHALQAGRLGNTVFVANLDFKVGWKKLKEVFGMAGVVKRADVKEDKDGKSRGMGTVTFEQSLEAVQAISMFNGQMLFDRQMHVKMDEKSLPPDDFRQVEKTPQLPRGLGGIGMGLGPGGQPINANRLNSGGSVGSMGPGGMDVPGYGGMNRLGAGMSGGGGFGGMDSMGNMGGFGGRDMAPVGRMGDMYRSGMGGMDRDFGHSDMPMNRGGFGDSFGGMGGGFGGGMGHMGTGLGGGMGNMSMDRMGSSFDRMGMSGMDMNRGFGGYGGGGPSHMGGGMSDRGSGSKAGCQIFVRNLSYDLTWQKLKEKFSHCGQVMFAEIKMENGKSKGCGTVRFDSPESAEKACRMMNGTKINGREVDVRIDRNA